Genomic DNA from Porites lutea chromosome 4, jaPorLute2.1, whole genome shotgun sequence:
TGATGTGGCAAAACGTTAGCCATGTTACAAAACAAGGAATGTAAAACGCGGCAAAACTGTAGGCGAAGACAAAAGCTCTTGTGCCATAAATTCCGTAGGGAGCTTTTTTGGAAGCGCATTTGTTGCCAGATAggctgttttcaaagaacttattCATTGAAAGAATACAAGTTGCAATGAACGACATGAAAACGTAAATAATGATACGCTTTCTGCTAAACTGCTGCCTGTATTGAGTAGGCTTTAGGACGCAGTACCAACGCTCAATGGCAAGACAGGCCACGAGAAGAATCGATACTTTGCCCATTCCAAACAGCAGATATCTGTTATCTAGCAGACGACAGAAAATCTCCCCTCCTATTCCGCTGGGGACTGGGTAGGAGGACTTAGAAATGACGTATCCTGGAGTAGCAACCAGAAAAATACctaaaaggaagaaagaaaccagaaaaaaatgcattaaatCACAGTTAGTAGAGGACACTGGTTATGAAAGGCGGCATTgatcaaagataaaaacaacaatgctgcagtttatgttggaagctctccgacggtgcacaatcctttcacagtaattttcaaggagttataataactcctctagtgggaataatttaactccttacagtggagttattttttggggagttattttaactccaaaaaggagtttaaagaactctttgtcaggagtaaaagtgaccccagatattgaggagttaaaaataacccccaaaaaggagttatcctgtacctaaaagttttactccactttcagagttaaattaactccaaaaagagtaaaaacaacccatgtaaggagtaacaGTAACCCAATTTAGGAGTTAtgttaactccagactgggagtaaaaacaactctttttgaggggtaaaaatgaccccaaattcggagttaaatccggagttaaaataaccccaaaaaaggggttatcctgtacctaaaatttttactccatttttggagttataataactctctaaaaattacggtgttgttttttgttaaaaaattgtaACTGAATAGATTAATGCGACTTcttttattggtcaataagatcaaaatgataggatGAGTCATCGAACGTTGTGCACCGCCACGTCCTCAAAGGAGTCTGGCGGGCTTTACAACCATTTGACTCTCAGTTGATTATGAAATGAAACGAAGTCTGTGAAAAGAACTGTGCAATGAATTAAATTTTACTTCAAAGACTAATTGCAAATCTTTTGAGGTCATCCCAATTATAAGGACCGCCTAAATCACCCAGAAAAGTGAGCCGGCACATTTGTGCCTAAGTCCCTTTTGCCTATGAATGGTTAGTTATGCCTGGGTGATGGGAACTGACGGAACTCACCGGTAAGCATATCAACCACTGCTAGGCTAAACAGAAGAATATTGTGTCCTTTCTTCAACATGGAAGGCCTTTTTAAAAGCAGGACACAGAACAACAAATTGAATAGGAAAGAAGCCGCGGCAATAACGCCAAACAACACTTGAAGAACCATGTCAACGTTGCTATTAGGCGGCGATGGCGGGTTTGAAATTCCTGTTGTGGGTAGAATTGTAGTGTTGTTCATGGCTGAAAATTAATCAGAATTTTATGAGAATTTTCCCTATCTTTTAGAGCATTTTAAAGTCTGTAATggtatgtgaaaaaaaaagttggtagGCCACGATTACATCTGGCAAAAGCCAAAATATTACCGTCCACCAACTCAGTTTTGGAATCAAAATTGTACCCGTCAACATTGCGCCTCGACAGCTGATACCACCTAAAGATTTTGTATCAATAAAGTACAGTATTcacatttacattttaaaagttttcgCCAAGAGTatatctaataataatattgccGTCCAAACAATCATTTTTGGAATCAAAATTGTACTTCGATCATGGCGCTTCGTGAGCTGTTACTATCTAAACGTAATCTAATTGTAACAATaaattacaatatttacatTTGGTGGAACATCTTTAAGTTTCCGCAACGAGAATATCTGAAAAAAGACTTATAATATTGCGGTCTACAGACTCAGGTTTGGAATCAAAACTGCACTGCGAGCATAGCGCGTAGTGAACTTTTTCTACCTAAAGGTAATCTAATTGTATCGGTGAATTACAATATTTACATTTGGTAAAACTAATCTTAAAGTTTCCGTCACagagaatgtaaatactttTCATTCTGgtgtaaaaataaatataaacgcAGGTGAGATACATTTCTTGATAGACGTGTAGTGTAGAGTCAGATTCTTCTTGGTTTAAAGCTTGTTGTTGTAGATGGTTCTCGACGTTCTCGAACTTTGTCAACTAACCTTTTTTTAATACATTTGCCCTTGACTTTCAAAGATTGCTTGGTGCCCTTGCATTTGGTTGGGGGAACGtttcggggggaggggggggac
This window encodes:
- the LOC140935520 gene encoding allatostatin-A receptor-like, yielding MVLQVLFGVIAAASFLFNLLFCVLLLKRPSMLKKGHNILLFSLAVVDMLTGIFLVATPGYVISKSSYPVPSGIGGEIFCRLLDNRYLLFGMGKVSILLVACLAIERWYCVLKPTQYRQQFSRKRIIIYVFMSFIATCILSMNKFFENSLSGNKCASKKAPYGIYGTRAFVFAYSFAAFYIPCFVTWLTFCHITLHFPSSPGDNNESVNKKRRQRALLRMCALTAIALTVCGFPTQTFYILYPFGITKLGSPLHKGFNVLALFNSCMNPLIYWITNKEYRKEFKKLWGCNKGNEISPELTQASVS